From the Methanobacterium sp. BAmetb5 genome, the window GAACTGGTAAAAACTTGGTGGACAAACGCCTGCTGGGTAGTGTCTCAGAAAAAGTAGTACATTCCGCCCCCTGCACTATACTCCTGGTGAGGACGGGTTAAGAAAGGGAATTACTATTTTTATTTTCTTTTATTTAATTAATGGGTCAACCTATCTGTTTATCGTTAATCAAGTTATTTTAATTGCCAATGTTTTTATCCTAGTTACTCTTCCTATATATTACAATAAAACAAAATCATAACTTTTATATCACTAAGAATCCCAATTCTTCTTCAAGTAATCAAAAAAAAGAGCTATAATATATGGTAACCTTATGCCGGTGATATATTGGAACTATTGGCACTCATGGTATTGTTGGTCATTTGCCTGATAATTGTGATAAAATCTGCGGATATTTTTGTAGATAATTTAGTGGAGATCGGTCTGGTACTGGGAATATCGGAGATAATCTTGGGAGTAACTGCATCGGCAATTGGAACATCTCTACCTGAATTCGGTTCGGCTATGATTGCCATTTTAGGCGGGAATCACGATATTGGTATTGGTTGTGCTATAGGGGCAAATATATGGAATATGTCTGGAATAATAGGAATATCTGCCATTTTTTCTGGTGTAATCACTACCAGTGCTCCGGAAGTGAACCGTGATGGGTTAATGGCTTTAATTACTGCATTAACTTTAATGGTATCTCTATTTGTAATTCAAAACATGTCTTTTGTTTTTGGAATTCTGATGGTGGCCATGTACTTGGTGTATCTTGGGGTTTTGATTAGGGCTCAAAAAAACAACGAAAGCAGCCAAATGCAATGTTGTGAAGTTAAAGAAGAGGTTAAAGTAAAGTCATTAAGTATTAAACCGTTCTTACTGGCATTTGCTGGCTTATTTGGTCTGGCTATTGGGTGTAGAGTTATAGTGTATTGTACCATAGGGATTTCAGAAATTACTAGTGTCCCTTCATCTTTAGCTGGCATATTCCTGGCATTGGGAACTACTGCTCCCGAGTTTTTTACAGTTTTATCCTCGGCTAAAAAGGGTTTGAATAGCCTTGCGGTAGGTACGGTATTTGGAAGTAATATCTTTAATATCTTAATTGGATTGGGAATACCATCTCTATTTGTTTTGATACCGGTTGATCCTGTTGCAATTTATTTTGATGTTCCGGTAATGGTTTGTATAACTTTACTATTCCTGTTTTTAATAAAAAGGGGAATGAAACTAACCCGGGTAGATGGGATAGTTTTAATTGCTTCTTACATATTATATATCCTGATAAGAGTTTTCTTTTTCTAACAGTCAAATATTCTAAATTAGAATAAGAAAATCATAATCTATTTAAATGAACTTTCCTTTCAAAAATAACCACTCCTCATATAAATTGGTGATATTTAACAGTTGTTTTTATCATCAATTCACAATGTTTATATTCATTTTCACTAAACTTAATTTGATTATCATTATTAAATTGGGGGTATCAAGTTGTCATTCATTAAAAAACTATTAGGTTTAGGTCCAAAGCCAGTAATTGCAAAAAGCAGATACATTACCATTGAAGAAGCTAAAATGGCGCCGTTTACCAAGAAAACCAGGGGACAGGGATACGGAACCCTCATGCGTCCTGATGTTTATTACATTGTGGCCTCGGTGGAACTGGGAAACACCACCACCAAATGTATTCTAACGGCCACTAACCTCAACACCAGTCGCACTTACCTTTTAGATAAAACTGTTAAAATGACCCGGGATATTCGCCCCCCTAAAAAGGGTGAAAAGGTCTTTGGGGAGACAGTGTGGCATGTGGAACTGACCCAGGAATCAGTGGCGGAACTGGTTAAAAACACCATTCTGGAGTCAGTGAAACGTTCTGGAATTAGCATAGAAGAAGATCTGGACTTTGTGGTACGTTCAACTGGGGTAACGGCAGGTTTTGCCTCTCCCAAAGAAGTGGGAGAACTCATCATTGCCCTGGCTAACGGCTGTCTGGAAGCAGGCATACCCCCTAGTAAAATGTCCCCCTCCATTTCCAAGGACAGTTTACCCAAAAAATTACGGGATTTCACCCTCCTGGATAAGGTCATGTTTGACGGAGCAGTGGTCAGCGTAGTTCCACCCACAGGCAGAGCAGTGGTGGCCAATGAAATGGAAGGAGAACTGGTAACTGCGGGTATAAAAGCAGGTGCCAAATGGACTGAAGTAGATTATCGTAACCCCTGTATTTCCATGGATTTCGGAACCACCCTGGCTGGCCGAATAGTTAACAATGATGAACCCTACGCCCGCACGGTGGGAAACTTCTGTGGACTGGCTGGAGCCATATCTGACGCCATTATCCGGGGAACTGAAAAGGTGGATCAACGGGGTGGTGCCGCTTTAGACCTTTACACTAGGGACATACTCAAAAAAGCAGATTGGAAAGCTGCTGAAGAGTTTGCCCGGCGCGCCCATGAACACGTGGACATAAGAAAAGTTCCAGAAGGAAGGGAACGCTTTGGAACTGTACCGGTAGACCCTAAAGCAGCATACGATGCAGGAACCACACTTATTGGCTGTGATGTAGGTAAAGATGGGGACGAAATCCCCGAACTCACTAAACTGGGTCATGAACTAATTGAATCTACTGATATCCACACATTATTTGCCACTCTGGACCATGTCAGTGCCAATGTGGTCAAAAGGCTAATAGTAGAAGCAGATGAAGAAGGAGTTATACAGGAAGGATCACTGCTGGGAGTCACTGGACGGGCAGGAATAACTGGTCATAAACCGGACCTGGTTTTGGAATTTGCCAAGGACTACTTTGCCGATGTTCTATTTGTTTCCGATGCCCTTGCACTTGGTGCAGCAGTAATGGCCCGCTGTATGAATTCTATGGGAACACCACACACACCATTAGGTGGCAGGCAGGGAGGGCCCTGCATACTGGGCCCAAGAAGAAAGTTACAGCAAAAATAATGGCTATATCATAAATCATGGTTGATATTCCTAACCCGATTATACACCGTGATTTTTTCCTATTTCTTAAGATTCATGGCTTTAATTTTAAATGCTAATGATTCAATTTAGATCCCTATTAGGAGTGGTTCTTTTTCAATGGCATCTAGTCCCAACCCATCACCCCACGTTTTAATAACTGCAGGCCCATTTTAGAATAAAATATGTACTCCTTGAAAACTAACTATTTTAAGAACTTGGATCAATAATTGATTTATTCAAGTTACCTTACGATTTCGTGATTGTCATGAAGAGAGTTTTATGGTATTTGATTGCTGGTAGCAAGGGGGGAGTCAACAGGGCTAGAATAATTAAAACCCTCCATGATAGGCCCTACAACATCAATCAACTTTCAAAAGAACTTGATCTTGATTATAAAACCATAAAACACCATATTAAAGTATTAGAAGACAACGATATCATTTTCAACTCTACAGGGGAGAAAAAATACGGAGCCATGTATTTTTTATCCAATAGAATGGAAGAAAACTACTCCACCTTCTTAGATATTCTCAGTAAAATGCAAACTCAATAGAGAGGAAAATCAATAAAAAATAATATTTTATCCTTAATAATCGGTATAGAGGTGATGTAATGTCAGGAGTACATGAAGGACCGGGAGGGCCCGAATTTCATGGTGGAAATGTAACTGGAACGGGTGGGGGAAATGGTAGTGGAATGGTGCCAATTAACGTTGACAACTCACAGCTCATTACCATTGACGTTGTACTGGGGATTGCCAATATATGCCTCTTACTTGTTTTACTCTACATGTACATAGGCAGTTACCGAAAATTCAAATCTGAATTTACCTTTGGCCTGGTGGCATTTGCAATGCTTCTACTCCTGCAGAATGCTTTATTCACCGGCTTTTTGTTACTTCATGAGGGATTCAAAGGTCCGGGAATGGGTAGTCCCATATTTTTCCTGAACACCATCGAATTCTTTGCACTTTCAGTACTTATAGGCGTAACCAGGGAATAGCATATAATGAATGATTAAATCGTAGAAAATCAAGGAAAGAAAGATATCCAGTGGAATGTTATGGTTGTCGCGGTTTTAATGGCCGGTGGAAAGGGCACGCGGATGAATTCTCAGCAGGAAAAACCCTTAATTATCATTGGGGAAAGACCGCTCATTGAATATGTACTCCAGGCCGTGGATGATTCATCCTTAATTGATGAAATAATAGTGGCTGTAAGCCCACACACCCCCCAAACAGGTGTTTATGCTGAAAATCTTGGTTTTAAAGTTCTAAAAACTCCGGGAAATGGATATGTGGAAGATCTTTCCTTCATACTTGCCCAGGAAGAGTTAAAAGATGAGGTAATCCTTACGGTTACTGCTGATCTTCCCCTACTCACGGGACAGATCATTGACCGGGTAGTGGAGGAGTATCATAAATCACCCCAACCAGCCATGTCAGTGATGGTACCGGTGGAAATATTCCGTGAACATGGTCTCCAGGCCAGTTTAGTGCTGGAGAATCGGGTTCCCTCTGGATTAAATATATTAAGGGGGAAGAATACAGAACAAGATGAAGAAGTTCTGGTCCTCGATAAAATTGAACTGGCATTAAATATTAATAGCCCCGAGGACATAATATGCCTAAAGAAACTATGGGGAAACTCCAGAAGGTGAGGTTATGGTTGAGAAAGAAGAAAGGAAACTCATAAAAGGGGAAGAAAAGGTTTGGAGTGAAATTAAGGGTTACCAGGTGGCTACTAATAATGCTCGTATCCTTGGGGAACTTGAAGAGCTTATTATCAATGATAGGACTGGTAAAATAACTGATGTAGTTATTAAAGTTGATAAAGGAAGAAATGTTACAGTTAAAGGTTCTAAACAGAAAGGAGACACTTTACTGGTGCCCTTCGGTAAAGTGGAAAAGGTGGGCGAATTCATTATCATATCTGAGTAAAATCCAACCCCCACTCCTTTATTCCCATATCTAAATAATTCCCATATCTAAATAGAATATTCATTCCCCAGAATAGGGAATGTATGAACCACTTTTTTTTATCAAGGCACTGAAAAATAGATAAACGACTAAAAAATAATTAGAGAATTTACTTGTAAAAAGGATGCCCTGTATCATTCTTTTTCTTTATTATTTCATCAATATCTGGTTCTTCATTAAATGCTCGTTTAATAGCAATTTTGGTGGCATCATAATTGAACTCGTAAATCTTATCCGCATCTTTTGCTTCAGGATGGATGAAAACCCCGCATATTATGCAGATGTCTTCAATTGTGGATTTGGAGATTATTCCTTCCTCTACAGAATCCACCACGGCCATAGCCACTGCTTTCTGGGCTGGTCCAAATATCAAGGTAGCATCTTCTAAATCTTTGATACTGACCTTGGGTACTAACATGGTAATGGGTTTAGCCACCAAGTTAGGGGTTATAACTGCAAATAAGGGGGTGTGCTTATCTACCTGATTTACCAAAGCATTGGCAAAGGCTTTACCAACTGCTCCTTCTTTATCTCCCACTAAAAGGTCAATATGTGCTACTTCCGCACCATCTCCTACTAAAGCTTCTCCAGTAAGATACATGATTTACACCTCGCATACTCCTTGTAGTTTCACGAATTCCTTATTAAATACAGTCACTTTTATGTTATTCATGAAATATAAGATTTGGTTGTGGGAAAAATTTTGCAAAAATAGAACTTAAAAAAAGAAATTTAGTAAAGAAAATAAAAGAGGAATGATTACATTCCCTTTAAACTCTGATCAATCATCCTTTTGGTTTCAGCAGCTAACTCTGGTGGTAGACCAGCTATATCCATGCTCAGGAATCCCCTGACAATCATGGAAGATGCTTCTTCTTCACTTAACCCGCGGGACATAAGGTAAAGCACTTCTTCCTCAGCTATTTTACCTACTGCTGCTTCGTGGGATAGTTCCAGTTCGGTAGAGGCACCTTCCAACTCTGGCACAGCGTATATCATTGACTCATCTGATAACACCAGTCCGTGGCATTCAAGGTGGCCTTTAACATTCTTAGACCTTCCTGCCAGGTGTCCACGAGCGTAAACCTGGGACTGGTCCTTAGAAACAGATCGGGAGATCATTTCCGTACTGCAACCCTCACCTTCTAAGAAAACCCGGGAACCCATATCCAGGACAGATTGTTTCTGACCACCCAGTATGGATTGGAAAACAACCTTGGAGTTGTTTCCAGTACAGTAAGCAGTTGGATAGGATTGTATGCTTCTAACCGGGCTGGTTAGGATGTAATTGCTGATGTAGGTTGATTCATCTCCTACCATCACCCCGGTACGGGGTCTAACATCCACCTGTTCAGCCCAGTTGTGTACCATGGTAAAGGTGATCTTAGCCCCTTTTTTAAGGTAGAATTCGGATACTCCCACGTGTAAAGCTGAAGTAACATCTTCTCCTGTGGCACATCCAGTTATGATATGGAGTTCGGAGTTTTCTTCGGCAATGATGATGTTGTGGGCAGTTTGCATAATCTTCTCATCACCGATGAACATGCAGGCCTGGAGGGGAAATACCTCTTTAGAACCTGGCAGGGATCTTATGAAGTAACCCCCACTACCTCCTTCTTTCCTTTCCCGTAAAGCTGTTTGGGCAGTGTATTTATCGCTATCAACGGCTACTGCTTTCCACATGTAATCTTTTAGCCAGCCATATTTATCCAGAGCCACATTCATGCCCATTATTTCTACAGACTCGGAAGCACAAGTAGTACACACTCCGCTCTGGTCTACCTGGACAAAGGTACCGGATCTTTCTTCTTCGTTGGGATCCACTCCCACCTTCAAGAGGGTTTCCTGCACCTTTCGGGGAACTTCGTTGGCCCGAGAAACCTGTTCATGCTCACCTGCTTCCTCTTTGATGAACTGTTCCAGGTCAATATCTTCACCGTAGAGTGCTTTCTTTTCTTTAGCTTTCTCGGCACGCTCTATTGTATTTGGCAACATTCCACACACCCGTGAAATCCTTCTTTCCTTATGTCTTCTATAATCTCATCTGGGCTTCCTGAACAGGCGATTTTACCATCCATGAGTACATGGGCAGTATCGGCCGCCACAAAATTAAGTATGTAACCAAGATGGGTTATTAAAAGGCCTGATTTTTCTCTGAGACCTGGTTTTTTATCCTTATCAAGTAGGGTATTAATTTCTTCAGCCAGTAGCTCCACATTCTCAATGTCTACACCAGAGTCTGGTTCATCGAACATTATAAAATCTGGGGACTGTGCCAGGAGTTGTAATATCTCGGATCTTTTGACTTCTCCTCCGGAAAAGCCAAGATTCACATCCCTTTCCAGGAATCTTTCATCGAACTTGAGTTTGTATACCAGGTCCATCATTTCCTGACTGAGTTCTTTATCTTCGTCCTTTTCGCCGTGTTCAATCTTTAAAAGGTCTCCCAGTCTCACTCCTCTAATGGAAGGAGGATTTTGGAAACTAACACCGAATCCTTTTCGAACTCTTTCAGTGGTAGAAAGGTGGGTTATGTCTTCCCCTTTAAAAATTATTTCTCCACGGGTTACATTGTACTTGGGAAAACCCAGCAGAGTCATGAAAAGAGTACTTTTACCAGCTCCGTTAGGTCCTAAAAGTACATGTGTTTCTCCTTTGTCTATTCGTAAGTCCACGTCACTGAGAATTTCTTTTCCACTTACTTCCACTGCGAGATCAGTTATTTCCAGTAGCAGTTTAACCACCACCATTTTTTTTGTTTAATTAAAGATGGAATATATTTTGGATGTGATATAACACACCTTATATTTTATATTGCACTTATTTCTTATAAAATTCATTAAAAAAAACCTGATTTTTAGCCATGAAAGTTGCAGGGGCAATATATATCCGGAAATAAAAATACATTAAATTAGAAGATGAATTATAGTAACTAGATTTAAATAATAAAGAATGGTTTCCTACTACTCTATGAAATAAAATAACTTCCCTGCCGGTTATAATGTTTAATAATCATGTTTAAACCCGCTAAGGGTTTAACAACACTTTTTAAGCTAATATTGGGAAATAGGATTTAGGATTCCTATATATATATTTTTCGAATTTGTTTTTGAAGTAACCTTTATAATAACTATCCCCCTATGCATATAATGTACAGTAATATAGTACGCCGACAAAGCAAGGAGGAAAGCCAATGGCTGAGGATGATGTAAAGATCGTGATGTTTTGTTGTAACTGGTGCTCCTACGGTGGAGCAGACACTGCAGGAACCGCAAGGATGCAGTATCCTCCAAATGTGCGGGTCATCCGAGTAATGTGCTCGGGAAGAATTGAACCTCAATTTATATTCAAGGCCTTCAGAGAAGGTGCTGATGGGGTCATTGTGGCCGGCTGTCACCATGGAGACTGCCACTACGACGCAGGAAACTACAAACTAGACCGTAGAATGAGATTAATCTACAAATTAGCAGATGAAATAGGAATTGGTAGAGAAAGGATTCACCATGACTGGATATCTGCTTCTGAAGGGGAAAAATTTGCAGAAACCGTCAAAATGATGGTTGCACGTATAACTGCTCTGGGCCCATCCCCACTCAAGGAACAACTTGAGGCTCCAGAAGAATCAGAAATGGAGGCCTAAAATGGCAGATAAAATTAAACTAGGAAACGTTTGGTTGGGTGTATGTTCTGGATGTGAACTATCCATTGCCGACATCCACGAAGCCATTGTAGATGTTCTGGGATTAGCAGACTTCGAATTCATGCCTGTTTTAATGGACACCAAATACGATGAATGGACTGACGTAGATGTGGCCATAGTTACCGGTGGTATTCGAAACGACGAAAACCGAGAACTGGCTCTAAAAGTAAGAGAAAAGGCCAAGGTAGTTATTGCCTATGGGACCTGTGCTGCTTACGGTGGAGTCTTTGGACTGGGAAACCTACACACAGTTGATGACTTAACCCAGGAAGCTTACATTAATTCTGAAAGTACCTACAATGATGAAGGAATAATACCTAGCGAAGGAGTACCTCATCTGGAAAGCAGGATGAGACCATTAACTGAAGTTATTGATGTGGATTTAGTTTTACCTGGATGCCCACCCCGCTCTGATCTGGTGGCCCAAATCGTTATGGCTCTCTTAAAAGGAGAAGAATTACCTGAACTACCACAGACCAACCTTTGTGAAGTATGTCCTAGGGAAAAACCACCAGAAGGAATGGCCATGGACAAAATCATCCGACAGTTCGAACTGGGAGAACCAGAACCAGAAATGTGTCTGGTGCCTCAGGGACTGGTCTGTATGGGTCCTGCTACCATCTCCATGTGTGGTGCTGAATGCCCCAGCATAGGTATCCGCTGCCAGGGATGTTACGGACCTACCTTCAACGTGGTGGACCAGGGTGCTAAAATGATCAGTGCCATCGGTTCCGACTTCGGTGTGGAACGCGATAAAACTGTGGACCCTGAAGAAGTAGCCAATGAAATGGATGACATTGTTGGAACTTTCTACACCTACACACTCCCATCAGCTCTAATACCAGCTAAGATGAAAAAGGAGGGTAAATAAATGGTTACACTCAAAATGGAACCTGTGACCAGGATCGAAGGTCACGCCAAAATCACAGTGGACCTGGATGAAGCAGGAAATGTCCAGGACACCAAACTCCACGTTATGGAATTCCGTGGATTTGAAAAATTCCTGCAAGGACGAAATATCGAAGAAGTACCAAGGTTAGTACCTCGAATATGTGGTATCTGTGATGTACAGCACCACCTGGCAGCTGCTAAAGCTGTGGATGCCTGTTTCGGATTTGCCCCTGACGACATTCTCCCTACTGCCTACAAAATGAGGGAAATCATGAGCTGGGGTTCCGTAATGCACTCCCACGCTCTGCACTTCTACTTCCTGGCTGCACCTGACTTCATAGCCGGAAAAGACAGAAAAACCAGGAACGTTTTCCAGATCGTTAAAGACGCTCCTGACGCAGCCCTTCAGGCAATTGAACTGCGAAAAAATGCTTTGGACATAATCAAAGCCACTGGTGGACGACCAATTCACCCAACATCTTCCACTCCTGGTGGTATCTCTACCAGTCTGGATGATGAAACCCAGAAAGACCTTCTACAGAAGGCCCAGAGGAACGTAGAACTATCTGTGGCCACCCTTGAACTGGCTAAACCAATATTCGAAGAAAATCTGGACCTGGTGAAAACCTTAGGTTACGTGGAAACTTACCACACTGGACTGGTTAAAAACGGAGTATGGGACATGTACGACGGAAACGTCCGCATGAAAGACAAAGAAGGAAACCCATACGTTGAATTTGCCCCATCCGATTACCTGGACTACATTGCTGAAAAGGTTAAACCATACTCCTGGCTCAAATTCCCCTACATAAAAGATCTGGGATACCCAGACGGAATTTACCGTGTGGCTCCATTATCACGACTTAACGTGGCAGATAAGATGCCTGATGCTGCACCATTAGCACAGGAAGCCTTAAACGAATTCAGAGATCTCTTTGGATATGCTCAGGAACCATTACTCTTCCACTGGGCCCGACTCATAGAGTTACTCGCTGCTTCCGAGTGCGCTGCTGATGCACTGGAAGGAGACCTATCTGGACAGAAATTCCCAGACTCTCTGGAAAGAACTGCTGGTGAAGGTGTAGGTATCGTGGAAGCATCCCGAGGAACTTTAACCCACCACTATGCTTGTGACGAAAACGGAAACGTTACCAAAGCAAACATCGTGGTAGCTACCATTCAGAACAACCCCGCTATGGAAATGGGTATCCAGAAAGTCGCTCAAGACTACATCAAACCAGGAGTAGAAGTAGACGACAAGATCTTCAACCTCATGGAAATGGTTATCAGGGCATACGACCCATGTTTATCCTGTGCAACCCACGAAATCGACAGTCAAATGAGACTCGCCACCCTTGAAGTGTACGACAGCGAGGGACACCTCGTTAAACGAATTTAATACTTTCTAAGAGGGTGAAGAAAGATGATAGTGGTTAACAAGGAAGACTGCATTCGATGTGGGGCCTGTCAGGGAACCTGTCCAACTGCAGCCATCGCTGTGTCTCCCGATGATGTCATTTACTGTGATGTCTGTGGAGGAGAGCCAAAATGTGTGGACATTTGTCCTACTGGTGCTCTTAAAACTGATGAGCTAGTTGTGGATGAATCAGGCAATACCCAGACCAGAGTAACCTTTAACCCCAAACTCTGTGATGAGTGCGGTGACTGTGTAGAAGTCTGCCCACCTCAGATCCTCAAATTAGAGGCGGGTAAAGTGCAGACCATACCACTACAGGGTTACTGTGTCATGTGCCAGCAGTGCGCAGACATATGCCCCGTAGAAGTCATTGGGGTAGAAGGAGTTAAAGAACCTAAAAAGATGGACTTGGAGATCACTGGTCCTATATACATTGTCGATTGTGTTGGATGCGGTATGTGTGTGGACGAATGTCCAGTAGATGCCATAACACTCCCTGAAATCGGAGAAAGCATCGTCATCGACGAGGACACCTGTATTAAATGTGGAGTCTGTTCCCAGACCTGCCCATGGAATGCAGTGTTCATATCTGGTAAGAAACCAGTAAAAAGGACTAAAGAACTCAAAAAGTTCGAAGTGGACGAAGAAACCTGTATCGGCTGTAATGTTTGTGTAGAAGCCTGTCCTGGCGACTTCATAAAACCCAAAGCCTCTGAACTAAGTGTGGAATTACCCGCAATCTGTACCTACTGTGGACTCTGTGAAAAGATGTGCCCAGTAGAAGCTATTGACCTGGATGTTGAACTGGGATTAGCTAAACAAGCATCAGAAGAAGGAATAGTATGGGATGAATCCAAGTGTGAATACATTGGAGCCTGTGCCCGTATTTGTCCAACTGAAGCTATCCGCGTGGTTACTAACACTGGTTTCGAAGTTCCTGGAGATGCCGAAGTTGGTGGAGAGCCATCATTCGCCATGTGTACCCGTTGTGGAGCATGCACTGTTGCCTGCCCAGAAGGAGCACTTCAACTGGTGGAAATGGACAAGGTTGTTGACGGTGAAGTTGTCAAGAGGAACAGGGTTCAGTTCAGTCCGGACAAGTGTACCCAGTGTGGGGACTGTG encodes:
- a CDS encoding 4Fe-4S binding protein — its product is MIVVNKEDCIRCGACQGTCPTAAIAVSPDDVIYCDVCGGEPKCVDICPTGALKTDELVVDESGNTQTRVTFNPKLCDECGDCVEVCPPQILKLEAGKVQTIPLQGYCVMCQQCADICPVEVIGVEGVKEPKKMDLEITGPIYIVDCVGCGMCVDECPVDAITLPEIGESIVIDEDTCIKCGVCSQTCPWNAVFISGKKPVKRTKELKKFEVDEETCIGCNVCVEACPGDFIKPKASELSVELPAICTYCGLCEKMCPVEAIDLDVELGLAKQASEEGIVWDESKCEYIGACARICPTEAIRVVTNTGFEVPGDAEVGGEPSFAMCTRCGACTVACPEGALQLVEMDKVVDGEVVKRNRVQFSPDKCTQCGDCVEVCPYNMLKLTPDEKVPLKGFCILCDQCIPACPHEALSLK